A single genomic interval of Thermithiobacillus plumbiphilus harbors:
- the eno gene encoding phosphopyruvate hydratase, with protein sequence MSAIIDVHAREVLDSRGNPTVEAEILLDSGIRGRAIVPSGASTGEREAVELRDNEPRFGGKGVRQAVANVRGEIREALLGIEVFEQQEIDQIMIDLDGTPNKSRLGANAVLAVSMACAHAAAAELDQPLYRYIGGLGPLVLPVPMMNIINGGAHADNAVDMQEFMILPVGAPSFSEALRMGTEVFHALKKVLHKRGLATTVGDEGGFAPDLPSNEAALELIMEGIEAAGFRPGEDVLLGLDVASSEFYQDGRYHLESEKRSLSAAEFVDYLAGWVDRYPLITIEDGMDQNDWAGWKLLTERLGKRVQLVGDDLFVTNAGILRRGIEEGIANSILIKVNQIGTLTETLAAIEMAKQHRYTAVVSHRSGESEDTTIADIAVATGCGQIKTGSLSRTDRLAKYNQLLRIEEQLGRHAVYPGRSAFYNLG encoded by the coding sequence ATGTCTGCCATTATCGATGTTCATGCGCGCGAAGTTCTGGATTCCCGAGGCAACCCGACGGTAGAGGCCGAGATTCTGCTCGACAGCGGCATTCGCGGTCGCGCCATCGTCCCGAGTGGGGCTTCCACCGGCGAGCGCGAGGCCGTGGAGCTGCGCGACAATGAGCCGCGATTTGGTGGCAAGGGCGTGCGTCAGGCCGTCGCCAACGTGCGTGGCGAGATTCGCGAGGCCCTGCTCGGCATCGAAGTCTTCGAGCAGCAGGAAATCGACCAGATCATGATCGATCTGGATGGCACCCCCAACAAGTCGCGCCTCGGCGCCAACGCCGTGCTGGCGGTGTCCATGGCCTGCGCCCACGCCGCCGCCGCCGAGCTGGATCAGCCGCTGTATCGTTACATCGGTGGCCTCGGGCCCCTGGTGCTGCCAGTGCCGATGATGAACATCATCAACGGTGGCGCGCATGCCGACAATGCCGTGGACATGCAGGAATTCATGATCCTGCCGGTCGGCGCCCCAAGCTTTTCCGAGGCCCTGCGCATGGGCACCGAGGTCTTTCATGCCCTGAAGAAAGTGCTGCACAAGCGCGGGCTGGCGACCACGGTCGGCGATGAGGGCGGCTTTGCTCCGGACCTGCCTTCCAATGAGGCCGCGCTTGAACTGATCATGGAAGGCATCGAGGCAGCGGGTTTCCGCCCCGGGGAGGACGTGCTGCTGGGTCTGGACGTGGCATCGAGCGAGTTCTATCAGGATGGCCGCTATCATCTGGAAAGCGAGAAGCGCAGTCTGAGCGCTGCCGAATTCGTGGATTATCTCGCTGGCTGGGTGGATCGCTATCCGCTGATCACCATCGAGGATGGCATGGACCAGAACGACTGGGCCGGCTGGAAGCTCCTGACCGAGCGTCTGGGCAAGCGGGTGCAGCTCGTGGGCGATGACCTTTTCGTCACCAATGCCGGTATCCTGCGCCGCGGGATCGAAGAAGGGATCGCCAACTCCATTCTCATCAAGGTCAACCAGATCGGCACCCTGACCGAGACCCTGGCTGCCATCGAGATGGCCAAGCAGCATCGCTATACCGCCGTGGTTTCGCACCGTTCGGGCGAGAGCGAGGACACCACCATTGCCGATATCGCGGTGGCGACCGGCTGCGGCCAGATCAAGACTGGCTCGCTGTCGCGCACCGACCGGCTGGCGAAATACAACCAGTTGCTGCGCATCGAGGAGCAGCTTGGCCGTCATGCGGTCTATCCCGGGCGTAGCGCTTTTTACAATCTGGGCTAA
- the bioA gene encoding adenosylmethionine--8-amino-7-oxononanoate transaminase, with protein sequence MTEPAIDPAQLAAWDKSCFWHPFTQMQVYCQEDNLIFARGEGNYLFDVHGKAYLDAISSLWCNVHGHNHPRLNAALTDQLAKVAHSTTLGASNPPAILLAKRLVEIAPKGLEKVFYSEDGAEAVEIAVKMAFHYWRNVGRPEKQHFLTLDNAYHGDTVGAVSVGGMDLFHGVYQGLLFHAARLPSPYGLAREMFGPLDWDQPAAATAWLTQLEEALMARGHEIAALVLESGIQGAAGLLPFPAGILRGARELCDQYDVLLILDEVATGFGRTGRMFACEHEQVTPDLMCLGKGLSGGYLPLAATLASNRVYEAFLGAFGDTRQFYHGHTFTGNPLACAVALENLGIFEDDQVLAGLPEKIQYLQERLMPLWDHPHVGALRQKGLMIGIEIVADKTAGAAYPYGDRVEYAISRAAVEAGVYTRPLGDTLVLMPPLSISLAEIERMMEVILRAIDHVTS encoded by the coding sequence ATGACTGAACCTGCCATCGATCCCGCCCAGCTTGCCGCCTGGGACAAATCCTGTTTCTGGCATCCCTTCACCCAGATGCAGGTTTATTGTCAGGAAGACAATCTGATCTTCGCGCGCGGCGAGGGCAATTATCTTTTTGACGTGCATGGCAAGGCCTATCTGGATGCCATTTCCAGTCTTTGGTGCAATGTGCATGGGCACAATCATCCCCGCCTGAATGCCGCGCTCACTGATCAGCTTGCCAAGGTGGCGCACAGCACCACGCTTGGCGCCAGTAATCCGCCAGCCATTCTGCTGGCAAAGCGCCTGGTCGAGATCGCGCCCAAGGGGCTCGAAAAGGTGTTCTATTCGGAAGATGGCGCCGAGGCGGTGGAAATCGCCGTGAAAATGGCCTTTCACTACTGGCGCAATGTCGGGCGGCCGGAAAAGCAGCACTTTCTGACTCTCGACAACGCCTATCACGGCGACACGGTGGGGGCGGTGTCCGTGGGTGGCATGGACCTTTTCCATGGAGTTTATCAGGGGCTGCTGTTCCATGCCGCGCGCCTGCCCAGTCCCTATGGGCTGGCGCGCGAGATGTTCGGTCCCCTTGACTGGGATCAGCCTGCGGCGGCCACGGCCTGGCTCACGCAACTGGAAGAGGCGCTGATGGCGCGCGGCCATGAAATCGCGGCGCTGGTGCTGGAAAGCGGCATCCAGGGCGCGGCGGGGCTGCTGCCTTTTCCCGCGGGCATCCTGCGCGGCGCGCGCGAGCTCTGCGACCAATATGATGTATTGCTGATTCTCGATGAGGTCGCCACCGGTTTCGGGCGCACCGGGCGCATGTTCGCCTGTGAGCACGAGCAGGTCACCCCGGATCTGATGTGTCTGGGCAAGGGGCTGTCGGGCGGCTATCTGCCGCTGGCGGCCACCCTCGCCAGCAACCGGGTCTATGAGGCATTCCTCGGCGCCTTCGGCGATACGCGCCAGTTCTATCACGGGCACACCTTTACCGGGAATCCGCTGGCCTGCGCGGTGGCCCTGGAGAACCTCGGCATTTTTGAGGATGATCAGGTACTTGCCGGACTCCCCGAAAAAATCCAGTATCTTCAGGAAAGGCTGATGCCGCTTTGGGATCACCCGCATGTCGGCGCGCTGCGTCAAAAGGGTCTGATGATTGGTATCGAGATCGTCGCGGACAAAACCGCCGGAGCGGCCTATCCTTATGGTGACCGGGTCGAATACGCCATTTCGCGCGCGGCAGTCGAGGCAGGTGTCTATACGCGCCCCCTGGGAGACACCCTGGTCTTGATGCCGCCTCTGAGCATCAGCCTGGCCGAGATCGAGCGGATGATGGAAGTCATCCTGCGGGCGATCGACCACGTTACCTCGTAG
- the recR gene encoding recombination mediator RecR, which translates to MAYTVPAIEELVQALRQLPGVGPRSARRMAYALLERKRPAMGELAAALRRADETVSHCQRCNNLSDAPICGLCQSSRRDPRLLCVVETPADVAAIEATGTYDGFYFVLMGHLSPLDGIGPEALGIDRFEALLDQGFEEVILATNPTVEGEATAHFLADLVRMHGLRASRIAHGVPVGGELEYVDRGTLSSALSGRRAIED; encoded by the coding sequence TTGGCTTACACCGTCCCCGCCATCGAGGAACTGGTGCAGGCCCTGCGGCAGTTGCCCGGGGTCGGGCCACGCTCCGCCCGGCGCATGGCCTATGCACTGCTGGAGCGCAAGCGCCCGGCCATGGGGGAACTGGCCGCGGCCCTGCGTCGGGCTGATGAAACGGTCAGTCACTGCCAGCGCTGCAACAACCTCAGCGATGCGCCGATTTGTGGTCTGTGTCAGTCATCCCGGCGCGATCCACGTCTGCTCTGCGTGGTCGAGACCCCTGCGGATGTCGCAGCCATCGAAGCGACCGGAACCTATGACGGTTTTTATTTCGTGCTCATGGGGCATCTCTCGCCGCTGGACGGCATCGGCCCCGAAGCGCTCGGCATCGATCGCTTCGAAGCCCTGCTGGATCAGGGTTTCGAGGAAGTGATCCTGGCCACCAATCCGACCGTGGAAGGCGAGGCCACGGCTCACTTCCTGGCCGATCTGGTGCGCATGCACGGCCTGCGGGCCAGCCGTATCGCCCATGGCGTGCCGGTCGGCGGGGAACTGGAGTACGTGGATCGCGGCACACTCAGCAGTGCCCTGAGTGGCCGGCGTGCCATCGAGGATTAG
- a CDS encoding CBS domain-containing protein, translating to MACAQDIMSSNVVSVNANDSVDTVAKVFLETRHHSVPVVDEQGRLQGIISQEDLIDARRKVHLPTVFTLLDSFIPLGGFQEFAHELRKATASTALELASTEVVTARPEESADDVAEKLAHSHIHALPVVDGENRLLGIVTRSDVLRELIQRSRG from the coding sequence ATGGCTTGCGCCCAGGACATCATGAGCAGCAATGTGGTCAGCGTGAATGCAAACGACAGCGTGGATACCGTTGCCAAGGTCTTTCTGGAGACCCGGCATCACAGTGTGCCGGTGGTCGATGAGCAAGGGCGCCTGCAGGGGATCATCAGCCAGGAGGATCTCATCGATGCCCGACGCAAGGTCCATCTGCCGACCGTGTTCACCCTGCTGGACAGCTTCATTCCCCTGGGAGGCTTTCAGGAGTTTGCCCACGAACTGCGCAAGGCTACGGCCTCGACAGCGCTGGAACTGGCCAGCACCGAAGTCGTGACCGCAAGGCCCGAGGAGAGTGCCGATGATGTTGCCGAGAAACTCGCCCACAGCCATATCCATGCCCTGCCGGTGGTCGATGGCGAGAATCGGCTGCTAGGGATCGTCACGCGCTCGGATGTGCTGCGTGAGCTGATCCAGCGATCTCGCGGCTGA
- the kdsA gene encoding 3-deoxy-8-phosphooctulonate synthase: MHLCGFPVGIEHPFFLIAGPCVIESEGLALETAGQLKEIADRLGIPFIYKSSFDKANRSSVKSFRGLGMDEGLRILDKVRREIGVPVLTDIHEKDEVEPVAAVVDVLQTPAFLCRQTDFIQAVAAAGKPVNIKKGQFLAPWDMKNVVDKARATGNERIMVCERGVSFGYNNLVSDMRALAVMRDTGCPVVFDATHSVQLPGGQGEKSGGQREFVPVLARAAMAAGISGIFMETHPNPECALSDGPNAWPLGRMAELLESLQLIDQAVKGRPLAENSLLGGPQS, encoded by the coding sequence ATGCATCTCTGTGGTTTTCCCGTTGGCATCGAGCATCCCTTCTTTCTCATCGCCGGACCCTGCGTCATCGAGTCCGAGGGCCTGGCCCTGGAAACCGCCGGCCAACTCAAGGAGATTGCCGATCGTCTGGGCATTCCCTTCATCTACAAAAGCTCCTTTGACAAGGCCAACCGTTCCTCGGTGAAGTCCTTCCGCGGGCTGGGCATGGATGAGGGATTGCGTATCCTCGACAAGGTCCGCCGTGAAATCGGCGTGCCGGTACTCACCGATATCCATGAAAAGGATGAGGTCGAGCCAGTGGCCGCCGTGGTGGACGTGCTGCAGACACCCGCTTTTCTCTGCCGCCAGACGGATTTCATCCAGGCCGTGGCGGCCGCGGGCAAGCCGGTGAACATCAAGAAGGGCCAGTTCCTGGCGCCCTGGGACATGAAGAATGTCGTGGACAAGGCGCGCGCCACCGGCAATGAGCGGATCATGGTCTGCGAACGCGGCGTCTCCTTCGGCTACAACAATCTTGTCTCCGACATGCGCGCCCTGGCCGTGATGCGCGATACCGGCTGCCCGGTGGTCTTCGATGCCACCCATTCCGTGCAGTTGCCGGGTGGCCAGGGCGAGAAGTCCGGTGGCCAGCGCGAGTTCGTGCCGGTGCTGGCCCGCGCCGCCATGGCCGCCGGCATCTCCGGCATCTTCATGGAAACCCATCCGAATCCCGAGTGCGCCCTGTCCGACGGGCCCAATGCCTGGCCGCTGGGGCGCATGGCCGAGTTGCTGGAAAGCCTGCAGCTCATCGACCAGGCGGTCAAGGGCCGGCCACTTGCGGAAAATTCCCTCCTTGGCGGCCCGCAGTCCTGA
- the ftsB gene encoding cell division protein FtsB encodes MRLLNASLLAILLILQYPLWFAEGSWRTVLTLRKELTLQQAENHRLEDRNKRLLAEVQDLRAGTAAVEERARMELGMVREGEVFVQYVK; translated from the coding sequence ATGCGCCTGCTCAATGCCTCACTGCTTGCCATACTGCTGATCCTGCAATATCCGCTCTGGTTCGCGGAAGGCAGCTGGCGCACGGTGCTTACGCTGCGCAAGGAACTGACCCTGCAGCAGGCGGAAAATCATCGGCTGGAAGATCGCAACAAGCGGCTGCTGGCCGAGGTGCAGGACCTGCGCGCCGGGACTGCCGCCGTGGAGGAGCGGGCGAGGATGGAGCTTGGCATGGTGCGCGAAGGCGAGGTCTTCGTGCAGTACGTCAAGTGA
- a CDS encoding ammonium transporter, whose amino-acid sequence MQAALSGGDVFFVLMGAVMVLAMHAGFAFLEVGTVRRKNQVNALVKIIADFGVSTLAYFFVGYWIAYGVSFLHGADTLIRGDNGYGLVKFFFLLTFAAAIPAIISGGIAERARFYPQMLATALLVGLVYPFYEGIVWNAHFGIQAWLKGLFGAQFHDFAGSVVVHAMGGWIALMAVRHLGPRRGRFGKDGAVHAIPPSNIPFLALGSWILVVGWFGFNVMSAQRLEAALGLVALNSLMAMVGGLLAALVMGRNDPGFVHNGALAGLVAICAGSDLVHPLGALAIGAVAGTLFVYVFELQQYRWRIDDVLGVWPLHGVAGVWGGLAAGIFGQQVLGGRGGVSIMSQLLGTLLGVLIAALAGYIVYGLIQRLIGLRLSQEQEYDGADLSMHKISAYPEEDTSRSR is encoded by the coding sequence ATGCAGGCTGCCCTCAGCGGCGGGGATGTCTTCTTTGTGCTCATGGGTGCCGTCATGGTGCTCGCCATGCACGCCGGCTTCGCTTTCCTGGAGGTGGGCACGGTCCGGCGCAAGAATCAGGTCAATGCGCTGGTGAAGATCATTGCCGACTTCGGGGTGTCCACGTTGGCCTACTTCTTTGTCGGTTACTGGATTGCCTATGGGGTAAGTTTTCTCCATGGCGCCGACACCCTGATCCGCGGGGACAATGGCTATGGTCTGGTGAAGTTTTTCTTTCTCCTGACCTTCGCGGCGGCCATTCCGGCCATCATTTCCGGCGGTATTGCCGAGCGTGCCCGGTTCTATCCGCAGATGCTTGCAACCGCCCTGCTCGTCGGCCTCGTGTATCCCTTTTATGAGGGCATCGTCTGGAATGCCCATTTTGGCATCCAGGCCTGGTTGAAGGGCCTGTTTGGTGCACAATTCCATGATTTCGCGGGTTCGGTGGTGGTCCACGCCATGGGCGGCTGGATTGCCCTGATGGCGGTTCGCCATCTTGGCCCGCGCCGGGGCCGTTTTGGCAAGGATGGCGCGGTGCACGCCATCCCACCCTCCAACATTCCCTTTCTGGCACTGGGTTCCTGGATCCTTGTCGTTGGCTGGTTCGGCTTCAACGTGATGAGCGCGCAGCGGCTGGAGGCGGCATTGGGTCTGGTGGCGCTCAATTCCCTGATGGCCATGGTCGGTGGCTTGCTAGCAGCGCTCGTCATGGGCCGCAATGATCCGGGCTTCGTGCATAACGGCGCCCTGGCGGGCCTGGTGGCCATCTGCGCGGGCTCGGATCTGGTGCATCCCCTGGGCGCGCTGGCGATTGGCGCTGTTGCCGGTACGCTCTTTGTCTATGTTTTCGAGCTGCAGCAATATCGCTGGCGCATCGATGACGTGCTCGGGGTCTGGCCCCTGCATGGCGTGGCCGGCGTCTGGGGTGGTCTCGCGGCGGGCATCTTCGGCCAGCAAGTGCTGGGCGGACGCGGTGGCGTGAGCATCATGTCCCAACTCCTGGGCACCCTGCTTGGCGTGTTGATTGCGGCCCTGGCGGGCTATATCGTGTACGGTTTGATCCAGCGCCTGATCGGGCTGCGGCTCAGCCAGGAACAGGAGTACGATGGCGCGGACCTGAGCATGCACAAGATCAGCGCCTATCCAGAGGAAGACACCTCGCGTAGCCGCTAG
- the tsaE gene encoding tRNA (adenosine(37)-N6)-threonylcarbamoyltransferase complex ATPase subunit type 1 TsaE, with protein sequence MHWDIPSPELMREWGKTLGQALKPGTLVYLSGDLGAGKTTLASGILAGYGHAGRTKSPTYTLVESYETARGPAYHFDLYRLEDPEELDMMGFRDYLSSQSLCLVEWPERAAGLLPAPDLHLSLELCLPDHRITLFHASERGRACLPGDD encoded by the coding sequence ATGCACTGGGACATTCCCAGCCCCGAACTCATGCGTGAATGGGGCAAGACCCTCGGGCAGGCGCTAAAGCCTGGTACCCTGGTATATCTCAGCGGTGATCTTGGCGCCGGCAAGACCACCCTGGCAAGCGGCATTCTGGCGGGTTATGGCCATGCGGGCCGCACCAAGAGCCCGACCTATACCCTGGTCGAGTCCTATGAGACTGCCCGCGGACCGGCCTATCACTTTGACCTGTATCGCCTGGAGGATCCGGAGGAACTGGACATGATGGGCTTCCGTGACTATCTTTCCAGCCAGTCGCTTTGTCTTGTTGAGTGGCCGGAACGCGCCGCCGGGCTGTTGCCAGCCCCGGACTTGCACTTGTCTCTGGAACTGTGTCTGCCCGATCACCGGATCACCCTGTTCCATGCCAGCGAAAGAGGCCGCGCCTGCCTGCCGGGGGACGACTGA
- a CDS encoding NAD(P)H-hydrate dehydratase, with amino-acid sequence MAETNTHKSLSPIKLDWQSLPGLPARAPDSHKGSHGHVLVLGGASGMGGASALCAWAAYRAGAGLVSVGCHPDSRMHLAAWVPEALSLDWPGTLSSWSRPGVVIAIGPGMGQGLGAQTLLEEAVALSVPQVLDADALNLLAIRGPGLLAAGPVRLLTPHPGEAARLLGLDTRSVQADRPAAVLNLARRYRAICILKGHQTLISDGERVRQCELGNPGMASGGTGDVLTGILAALLAQQLAPWDAACLGVCLHARAGDLAAERLGQTSLMARDLIEFLPTAFKDYAPHD; translated from the coding sequence ATGGCTGAAACGAACACTCATAAATCCCTGTCCCCGATAAAGCTGGACTGGCAGTCCTTGCCCGGCCTGCCTGCGCGCGCGCCGGACAGCCACAAGGGCAGCCATGGTCACGTGCTGGTGCTGGGCGGCGCCAGTGGCATGGGCGGGGCAAGCGCCCTGTGCGCCTGGGCCGCCTACCGCGCCGGGGCGGGCCTGGTCTCCGTGGGCTGCCACCCGGACAGCCGCATGCATCTCGCCGCCTGGGTGCCAGAGGCCCTGAGCCTGGACTGGCCTGGCACGCTCTCTTCCTGGTCGCGTCCGGGCGTGGTGATCGCCATCGGGCCGGGCATGGGGCAGGGTCTGGGTGCCCAGACCCTGCTGGAAGAGGCCGTCGCCCTGTCAGTGCCCCAGGTCCTGGATGCCGATGCCCTCAATCTGCTGGCGATCCGGGGGCCCGGGCTGCTTGCCGCCGGCCCGGTGCGCCTGCTGACTCCCCATCCCGGCGAAGCCGCCCGTCTGCTGGGCCTTGACACCCGATCCGTGCAGGCCGACCGCCCCGCAGCCGTGCTGAATCTCGCCCGCCGCTACCGCGCCATCTGCATTCTCAAGGGCCATCAGACCCTGATCAGTGATGGCGAACGCGTCAGACAGTGCGAGCTCGGCAATCCCGGCATGGCAAGCGGGGGCACGGGCGACGTGCTCACCGGCATCCTGGCTGCCCTGCTGGCCCAGCAGCTCGCGCCCTGGGACGCGGCCTGCCTGGGTGTTTGTTTGCACGCTCGGGCAGGGGATCTGGCAGCCGAGCGGCTGGGACAGACCAGCCTGATGGCACGCGATCTGATAGAATTTCTGCCCACTGCTTTCAAGGATTACGCGCCACATGACTGA
- a CDS encoding YbaB/EbfC family nucleoid-associated protein: MKGGLGNIMKQAQKIQEDMKKAQEELAQMEVTGQSGGGMVKVVMTCRNDVRRVSIDPNLLQEGDQEMLEDLVAAAFNDAVRQAEKTAADKMASLTGGLNIPGMNMPF, encoded by the coding sequence ATGAAAGGCGGCTTGGGCAATATCATGAAGCAGGCCCAGAAGATCCAGGAAGACATGAAGAAGGCGCAGGAGGAACTGGCGCAGATGGAAGTCACTGGCCAGTCCGGTGGCGGCATGGTCAAGGTGGTGATGACCTGCCGCAACGATGTCCGGCGTGTCAGCATCGACCCCAATCTCCTGCAGGAGGGTGATCAGGAAATGCTGGAGGATCTCGTCGCCGCTGCGTTCAACGACGCCGTGCGTCAGGCGGAAAAGACCGCGGCGGACAAAATGGCCAGTCTGACCGGTGGGCTGAACATCCCCGGCATGAACATGCCCTTCTAA
- the dnaX gene encoding DNA polymerase III subunit gamma/tau — translation MPAYLALARKWRPQRFADYVGQEHVVRALAHALDSGRLHHAFLFSGTRGVGKTTIARLFAKCLNCERGVSSQPCGECAACREIEEGRFVDLIEVDAASRTKVDDTRELLDNVQYAPTAGRFKVYLIDEVHMLSGHSFNALLKTLEEPPPHVKFLLATTDPQKLPVTVLSRCLQFNLRRLDPELIRTRMAQILEAEALAFDDAGLRQLARAADGSLRDALSLLDQAIVHGGGAVQGDAVGAMLGQTQRAALFDIVEALAAGQTGALFEQLEGILQSGYDAALFLEDLARILHALALRQVLADAPADDLAEAQRLTDLARRLNPADLQLYYQIALLARRDLHLAPDGRVGLEMALLRMLAFQPQVSRDEIAAPAPRPRQDVPARTASPSPSGKPFEAVTPVSAAVPAVRENPAPFPDPRVAASPAPATTAAAPGPADWGQVLQQLDILGLWKAVLEHAEAREFSAEAVTIALSPGHANMADNPKFRAALEQALKSHLGQQPKLKLIRMESAQGDTPARRQAQARQARQAAAEQAMQEDPLVREMLQTFEASIVKVEPKD, via the coding sequence ATGCCGGCTTATCTGGCCCTAGCGCGCAAATGGCGTCCGCAGCGGTTCGCGGACTATGTCGGGCAGGAGCATGTCGTGCGCGCTCTGGCGCATGCCCTGGACTCCGGGCGCCTGCATCATGCCTTCCTGTTTTCCGGCACCCGCGGGGTGGGCAAGACCACCATAGCCCGCCTGTTTGCCAAATGCCTGAACTGTGAGCGGGGCGTCAGCAGCCAGCCCTGTGGCGAATGCGCCGCCTGCCGTGAGATCGAGGAGGGGCGCTTCGTCGATCTCATCGAGGTCGATGCCGCCAGCCGCACCAAGGTGGATGATACCCGGGAACTGCTCGACAACGTGCAATATGCCCCAACGGCCGGGCGCTTCAAGGTCTACCTCATCGACGAAGTGCACATGCTTTCCGGGCATAGCTTCAATGCCCTCCTGAAGACCCTCGAAGAACCACCCCCGCATGTGAAGTTCCTGCTGGCGACCACCGACCCGCAAAAGCTGCCGGTCACCGTGCTGTCGCGCTGTCTGCAGTTCAATCTGCGTCGGCTCGATCCGGAACTCATCCGCACGCGCATGGCGCAGATCCTGGAGGCGGAGGCGCTTGCCTTCGATGACGCGGGCCTGCGCCAGCTTGCGCGGGCAGCCGACGGCAGTCTGCGTGATGCCTTGAGCCTGCTGGATCAGGCCATCGTCCATGGCGGCGGCGCGGTGCAGGGCGATGCGGTCGGTGCCATGCTGGGCCAGACCCAGCGCGCAGCACTCTTTGACATTGTCGAGGCCCTCGCTGCTGGGCAAACTGGTGCCCTGTTCGAACAGCTCGAGGGCATCCTGCAGTCCGGTTATGACGCGGCCCTGTTCCTGGAAGACCTCGCACGCATCCTCCACGCCCTGGCTTTGCGTCAGGTCCTTGCCGATGCGCCGGCGGATGACCTGGCTGAGGCGCAGCGGCTGACCGATCTGGCTAGGCGTCTGAATCCGGCCGATCTGCAACTCTATTATCAAATTGCCCTGCTGGCCCGGCGGGATCTGCACCTCGCGCCGGACGGCCGAGTAGGCCTGGAAATGGCTTTGCTGCGCATGCTGGCCTTTCAGCCGCAGGTCAGTCGGGATGAGATAGCTGCCCCGGCACCCCGGCCCAGGCAGGATGTGCCAGCCAGGACGGCCTCGCCCAGCCCCTCCGGCAAGCCCTTCGAAGCTGTAACACCGGTGTCCGCAGCGGTACCCGCAGTGCGCGAAAACCCGGCCCCCTTTCCGGATCCGCGCGTGGCTGCCTCGCCAGCACCGGCAACCACGGCAGCCGCTCCAGGTCCGGCGGACTGGGGACAGGTGCTGCAGCAGCTCGATATCCTGGGTTTGTGGAAGGCGGTGCTGGAACATGCCGAGGCGCGTGAGTTCTCGGCCGAGGCGGTGACGATTGCACTGTCGCCGGGGCACGCGAACATGGCCGACAACCCGAAATTCCGCGCTGCCCTGGAGCAGGCCCTCAAAAGCCATCTGGGACAGCAGCCAAAACTGAAGCTGATCCGCATGGAAAGCGCTCAGGGCGACACCCCCGCCAGGCGTCAGGCACAGGCCCGCCAGGCGCGGCAGGCTGCGGCGGAGCAGGCCATGCAGGAAGATCCCCTGGTACGTGAAATGCTGCAGACATTCGAGGCCAGCATTGTTAAAGTGGAACCGAAGGACTAA